The proteins below are encoded in one region of Paenibacillus albus:
- a CDS encoding CTP synthase C-terminal region-related (seleno)protein, with product MVVIGLIGDYKPEVKAHVAIPLALALAAEDVGCEVRYEWIPTSELDEHPESKLASYNALWSVPASPYASMQGALNGIRFAREHSIPLLGTCGGFQHMVIEYARNVLGLAEADHQEVNPDASMLLVTPLTCTLRETTDTFILTPSSLVAKSYGQNEITEQYGTCSYGLNAAFLSRFESSGMPVVGVDTEGIPRIMELTSHPFYIGALFQPERSALRNEVHPLIKAYLQAALGYTSARS from the coding sequence ATGGTGGTTATCGGGCTCATCGGCGATTACAAGCCCGAGGTGAAAGCCCATGTGGCGATTCCGCTCGCGCTTGCGCTTGCGGCGGAAGACGTCGGCTGCGAAGTGCGATATGAATGGATTCCGACTTCGGAGCTGGACGAGCACCCGGAGAGCAAGCTTGCCTCTTATAACGCGCTATGGTCGGTACCGGCAAGTCCATACGCAAGCATGCAAGGCGCGCTGAACGGCATTCGCTTCGCACGTGAGCACAGCATTCCGCTGCTCGGCACTTGCGGCGGGTTTCAGCATATGGTCATCGAATATGCGCGAAATGTGCTTGGCCTTGCAGAGGCGGATCATCAGGAAGTGAATCCGGACGCCTCTATGCTCTTAGTCACGCCGCTTACCTGCACGCTCCGTGAAACAACGGATACGTTCATCCTTACACCGAGCTCGCTCGTTGCTAAATCCTATGGACAGAATGAAATTACAGAGCAATACGGGACTTGCAGCTATGGGCTTAATGCAGCGTTTCTCTCTAGATTCGAGAGCAGCGGAATGCCTGTCGTTGGCGTAGACACGGAGGGCATCCCCCGGATAATGGAGCTTACATCGCATCCGTTCTATATCGGAGCCTTGTTTCAACCGGAGCGCTCTGCGCTTCGGAATGAAGTTCATCCGCTGATCAAGGCTTATTTGCAAGCAGCGCTGGGCTATACTAGTGCAAGGTCATGA
- a CDS encoding VOC family protein, with translation MGSLTPYIQSEDARAHAAFYVEAFGGEILSVMTHEQLMGAQHKFKDKVMHLSMVVAGGNSIFMSDRMEALEYGTAITLSMSYSTEAEANEVFGKLSAGGNVRYPIAMQPFGIYYGELVDRFGVTWSITVESQTTK, from the coding sequence ATGGGAAGCTTAACGCCATATATTCAATCGGAGGACGCGCGGGCGCACGCTGCATTTTATGTGGAGGCGTTCGGCGGCGAAATTCTGTCTGTCATGACCCATGAGCAACTTATGGGCGCGCAGCATAAATTTAAAGATAAAGTGATGCATCTCAGCATGGTCGTGGCTGGCGGCAATTCCATCTTCATGTCGGACCGGATGGAAGCGCTCGAGTACGGGACAGCCATCACACTCAGCATGTCCTATTCTACGGAGGCAGAAGCGAACGAAGTATTCGGGAAGCTGTCGGCAGGCGGCAATGTGCGTTATCCAATCGCGATGCAGCCGTTCGGCATCTATTACGGGGAGCTAGTCGATCGGTTTGGCGTGACATGGAGCATTACGGTAGAATCGCAAACAACCAAGTAG
- a CDS encoding lysylphosphatidylglycerol synthase domain-containing protein translates to MAVLRRLTPAVLKAVFLAVIVFFIVRNIPLKLSDITSFLLKANVEFYASLALFALFLMLQAGIWVMIVNAVGKEGRRSGEGSGLLRLLPGLQIFINSQFAKYIPGGFWNYAGRIVLASRAGVPLNVQFSAIIYENVLLVSAALIYALMLAVTLGTPLQLVLLGVVVGGALIYFYYPRVAAWTGRMFERASKWKLLQRAIARFSGPFGDNRLSEAKAVLTRNQFFGYLACFLGSHFIMGIAFWMLTSSFSGERIGLFYAAGTFATSWLLGLFSPLPGGLGVREGFLVYFLSLKLGADVALHISVIARLWNIMAEVAFWAVIQSLTYLKRKVKVYEA, encoded by the coding sequence GTGGCGGTGCTGCGAAGATTAACGCCAGCTGTGCTAAAGGCCGTATTCTTGGCGGTCATCGTCTTCTTCATCGTGCGGAATATTCCGCTCAAGCTATCGGACATTACTTCATTTCTACTGAAAGCGAATGTGGAATTCTACGCATCATTGGCTCTGTTTGCACTCTTCCTGATGCTGCAAGCAGGCATCTGGGTGATGATTGTGAATGCCGTCGGCAAAGAGGGCCGGCGTTCGGGAGAAGGGAGCGGCTTGCTGCGACTGCTGCCCGGTCTGCAAATTTTTATTAACTCGCAATTCGCGAAGTACATCCCCGGAGGCTTCTGGAATTACGCCGGACGCATCGTGCTTGCATCTCGCGCAGGCGTACCTCTGAATGTACAGTTCTCCGCGATCATTTATGAGAATGTGCTCCTCGTCTCGGCCGCGCTGATCTACGCTTTGATGCTTGCTGTAACGTTGGGCACGCCTCTTCAGCTCGTTCTGCTGGGCGTGGTGGTTGGCGGCGCTTTGATCTACTTTTATTATCCGCGAGTTGCCGCTTGGACGGGCAGAATGTTTGAGCGGGCCTCCAAGTGGAAGCTGCTGCAGCGGGCGATCGCGAGGTTCTCGGGGCCATTCGGTGATAATCGCCTTAGTGAGGCGAAAGCGGTGCTCACACGCAATCAATTTTTCGGTTATTTGGCTTGTTTTCTCGGCAGCCATTTCATTATGGGCATCGCCTTCTGGATGCTGACGAGCAGCTTCAGCGGCGAGCGTATCGGCCTGTTCTATGCGGCAGGGACGTTCGCAACGTCGTGGCTTCTAGGCTTATTCAGTCCTCTACCGGGCGGGCTTGGTGTCCGCGAAGGGTTTCTCGTTTATTTTCTATCGCTTAAGCTTGGGGCAGATGTGGCACTGCATATTTCGGTGATTGCGCGGCTGTGGAACATCATGGCGGAGGTTGCATTTTGGGCCGTGATTCAATCCCTTACTTACCTGAAGAGAAAGGTGAAGGTCTATGAAGCGTAG
- a CDS encoding glycosyltransferase family 4 protein, producing MKRRKIVLVTGVFPPGIGGMQNYYYNLSKHTKHGMTVIAPEYKGSAEFDSDQPFTIVRGSFMRDEQVDVTSWRRLFRQVRRTMRSEDPDVTVYGYVLIGFIGLLLRIFSGRRYVISTHGMDMLMFRKYIGLNQIVKLILRKADGVLTNSEYTRRLVRQYGVHPDRIGIVNPGVEKIYEKKAVNRELVQQHGLEGKYVILSVGRLVVRKGNDRTIEAMPAILEQIPNAVYVIVGDGPDRERLETLARTLGVTDAVRFIGSVSGGELLNEYFNLADQFIMACRELEKGDAEGFGIVYLEAASAGVPVIAGRSGGAVEAVLDGETGMVVDPHSPAAIADMIVHLARNPALREQLVRSGYKRAKTQFQHEVLAELFDQYVGRVCARPATRWRRARAGETAVSKRS from the coding sequence ATGAAGCGTAGGAAAATCGTTCTCGTTACAGGGGTATTCCCTCCTGGGATCGGCGGCATGCAGAACTACTATTACAATTTATCCAAGCATACGAAGCATGGGATGACCGTCATCGCGCCGGAGTATAAGGGGAGTGCGGAATTCGATAGCGATCAGCCGTTCACGATTGTCCGCGGATCCTTCATGCGTGATGAACAAGTCGATGTAACTAGCTGGAGAAGGCTGTTTCGCCAAGTTCGGCGCACAATGCGCAGCGAAGATCCGGATGTAACGGTTTACGGCTATGTTCTCATTGGCTTCATTGGGCTGCTGCTGCGCATCTTCAGCGGCAGACGGTATGTGATTTCGACACATGGCATGGATATGCTCATGTTCAGGAAATATATAGGGCTAAACCAAATTGTGAAGCTCATTCTGCGCAAAGCAGACGGCGTTCTGACCAACAGCGAGTATACGAGGCGTCTCGTACGGCAATATGGGGTTCATCCTGATCGAATCGGCATCGTCAATCCGGGCGTGGAGAAGATCTATGAGAAGAAAGCGGTGAACAGAGAGCTTGTGCAGCAGCACGGCTTGGAAGGCAAGTATGTCATTCTATCGGTTGGTCGGCTCGTGGTGCGCAAAGGCAATGATCGGACGATTGAGGCGATGCCTGCGATTCTGGAGCAAATCCCGAATGCCGTGTATGTCATCGTCGGCGACGGTCCGGACCGTGAGCGGCTGGAGACACTCGCCCGCACGCTAGGCGTGACGGACGCTGTACGGTTCATCGGCAGCGTCAGCGGAGGCGAGCTGCTCAATGAATACTTCAATCTGGCGGACCAATTCATAATGGCGTGCCGGGAGCTTGAGAAGGGCGATGCGGAAGGGTTCGGCATCGTCTATTTGGAGGCTGCGTCCGCAGGCGTGCCGGTTATTGCAGGACGCTCCGGGGGAGCAGTGGAAGCGGTGCTGGACGGTGAGACCGGTATGGTGGTCGACCCTCATTCACCTGCAGCGATTGCGGACATGATCGTCCACCTTGCCCGGAACCCCGCGCTGCGAGAGCAGTTGGTGCGCAGCGGCTACAAGCGGGCGAAGACACAGTTCCAGCACGAGGTGCTGGCAGAGCTGTTCGACCAGTACGTTGGGCGGGTGTGCGCCCGCCCGGCCACGAGATGGAGACGCGCCCGTGCAGGGGAAACGGCGGTTAGCAAAAGATCTTAA
- a CDS encoding M50 family metallopeptidase, with the protein MNWKYIGYFVIAFIVIHIPFIGPFFRIANTLIHESSHAIVSLILQGQVLQIRLFANTEGVTYTMSSSYLASMATSAAGYVGSSLAAYGLALLCSRGKHIATLWLFVILASVNVLLWVRNPFGIIWLVLFIGLLAFALWRKGNWAAALSIGLFAFVLAESVSSSFTILWLSLYTPSGAGDAAGLANKTGLPAGFWGVFFMIQASLLGYLSVRTVLRKKHGRQRRGSSVTTPPL; encoded by the coding sequence ATGAACTGGAAGTATATCGGTTATTTCGTAATCGCATTTATTGTCATACATATTCCCTTCATCGGGCCCTTCTTCCGCATCGCGAACACGCTCATCCACGAATCGTCGCATGCGATCGTGTCGCTCATTCTGCAAGGACAGGTGCTGCAGATTCGACTCTTCGCGAATACGGAAGGCGTGACCTATACGATGTCCTCGTCGTATCTGGCCTCGATGGCGACAAGCGCGGCCGGCTACGTCGGTTCCTCACTTGCCGCCTACGGATTGGCGCTGCTCTGTTCTAGAGGCAAGCATATCGCGACGCTCTGGCTGTTCGTCATCCTGGCCTCCGTCAATGTGCTGCTCTGGGTACGCAACCCGTTCGGCATCATTTGGCTGGTGCTCTTCATCGGACTGCTCGCCTTCGCGCTGTGGCGCAAGGGCAACTGGGCAGCTGCGCTGTCGATCGGCTTATTCGCATTCGTGCTGGCGGAGTCGGTATCGAGCAGCTTCACGATTCTGTGGCTTAGCTTGTACACGCCATCCGGTGCTGGAGATGCAGCGGGCTTGGCTAACAAGACCGGGCTTCCCGCTGGCTTCTGGGGCGTCTTCTTCATGATTCAAGCGAGTCTGCTCGGCTATCTCAGCGTTCGGACCGTGCTGCGTAAGAAGCACGGCCGCCAGAGGCGCGGTTCGTCTGTCACTACTCCGCCTCTTTAA